Below is a window of Populus trichocarpa isolate Nisqually-1 chromosome 3, P.trichocarpa_v4.1, whole genome shotgun sequence DNA.
ATTACCAAGTGCAGGCAGTGCTAGGTTTAAGTCTGTCTCCCCTCCTGTTCTTGCATTCCCACCTGAAATTCAGCTGGCACACCACCTCAGTCAGAATCAAATACTGCCTCTGCCAGCTGATGTTCCGAATGATGCAGTGAACGAGGCCGAAGGTAGGCTTGATCGAGACACTGCCGGAGAAGCATCATTTCGGTTCCATGATTTTTCACCTCCAAACAATTGggtataatattatttttcgtTGTGCTTCTTCCTTGACATTTCCTTGGTGATTGCTGTgtataaagaaaatatacaaGTCAAGAATTTCCTTTGATTTCATTCACATATATAGGCTTTGATTAGAAATTTCAGAATGAGGTATTACAATTGAGTGGAAGATTACTTGGACAATAAAATTTAAGTCATGTTTCTTTTGGGTTATACATGTCacattcattttgattttggtaTTAGTAGGATGGCTTTAAACCTAATTTCATGGGTTGATTCGAGACTCGGaataagttttaatttgaactataaaaattatttactcAACCAAACATAACATGGTTGACTCAACAATTAATGTGACCAAACTTGGTTAGGTTGttatcaagaatttttttaaaaacaaaatattattgttttaataaaaaaaatgatttattttattattaatttaattaagttttgttGGTTTAATTAGATcactaaaaatatgataaaattaatcaaactaaTATCTtgtctaattaaattaaaattttgatcaagaaaaaagctctaaatctcaaatttttcaaaccaacccgCCAACCTATGTTTCTATCATATCGGTTTAATAGTTATGGTTTATCATATAGATTAATCCATGATGACATCCAGGTAAGTTCAATAGCAAATCAACGGTCCATATTTAATCTCCTAAAATCTCTAAAAAGGAAGCAAATTAAGCATTTCTATTGGTCACTCAACAGAGCACGCAGATGGCGATCCTCACCACGCTTCTCTAAACATTCACAACCGCGGATCCCTTCGATATCCATGGTCCAGAAAGTCTCCCCATAGAGAAAAGGTAAGGAGCTCCAAAAGATTAAAAACGAGCCCGCCTAAAAGAAGCAATCCTATTGGCCGCTTCACATGCGCTCGGATCTCCATCACAACCGTCCTTTGGCTTCCCGATCAACGGCTCAAATCCCATTCCACTGTCTCCTTCCTTCCTCCATCACCTCTCCCCTCGCCTTATAAAAATCGTCATAACCTCCTATCTCTACCCACCAAAAACACTCAAAACCCTAACTTTCCCTCGTTTCCCTAAcataaacccgaaaccccattTTCCCAACTTACCTATTTCAATGGCTCGTACAAAGCAAACAGCAAGAAAATCCACCGGAGGAAAAGCCCCAAGGAAGCAGCTAGCCACCAAGGCAGCCAGGAAGTCAGCTCCAGCTACCGGAGGAGTGAAGAAGCCCCACCGTTTCAGGCCAGGAACAGTGGCGCTGAGAGAAATCAGGAAGTACCAGAAGAGCACTGAGCTGTTGATAAGGAAACTGCCATTTCAAAGGCTGGTGAGGGAAATTGCCCAAGATTTCAAGACAGACTTGAGGTTCCAAAGCAGTGCCGTAGCAGCCCTTCAAGAGGCAGCAGAGGCATACCTTGTTGGGTTGTTTGAGGATACAAACTTGTGTGCTATTCATGCTAAGAGGGTCACCATTATGCCTAAAGATATCCAGTTAGCCCGTAGGATTAGAGGAGAGAGGGCTTAGTGAAGTTGGATCAGCAACATCTGCTGAGACCCATGTCGTTTAGCAGATTGAGCATTTTGGGCTTGCTTCATTGTAAATCTTTTCAGGATTTAATGGCAAATTGCGTTgcctaatttgaattttaatcttAGCAGATGCAATATTTATAATCAAtggaatatatatttataatcaaCGGATTAGTTAGTATGTTGATTAATAGACATGCTCagatctttattgtttttaccATGTTATTTAATTGGTTGAATTTACTGGCTGAAGGAGGCTAATTTGTGATGTGGGGTgctatctttattgtttttactatattattttttatattgttaagaTATTTTAGGTTTTGATGAGTTTCTACTTTCTACTAGTTTAATGTAATGTATAACTTATACAAGGTttagtttctttaaaaattaatatattttttgttgagattAATCACcataattatattgatttttttttaattctttatagagttaattttaaaatcttgaaaataaaataaatgaatttaaaattttaagtgttTCTTAGCGAGGAAGCAGAATTTGATTGCCTGGAATTCaactatgtaatttttttacgCTATAGTTGTAGTGTTCTGATTGATATATCGGTCTGAAATACATCAGTATAATCGATCGCTTTAGATGTGTGATATTGGTCCTTGGACTTAGTTCAAAGGCTTTCAAGAACTAGGATAGTTCACTCGAATGAAAGCATAAACACGAACGATTTTTCCAGTTGGATTATGCAGTGTTAAGTGCAGACTTCGAATTCAGAATGCCCTGATCCTTCAGAAAGCTATTTCTAATGCGAGCTTAACTTAAGCTTGTAGTAACTGGGATCTCTTGTAATTTCAGTTCTGTTTTCTATGATTCTTCTTATCTTTTTCAGTAGGGTTGAGCTAGCAGTTGAgttccatttttatttaatgaaagatttaaagaaaaattagaaagtgTTGTAATTTGTGATTTGCTGATGCTAAAACTAGCAATCATCGTGAGCCGCAGAATGGAGATGCATGATTGGGACATCAAGCGAGAAGATGAAGACAGGCGATCAAGTTTCGATTGATATTTACTAGTTAGGGAAGACTATGAGAGAGGAGTTGGAGATCTTGCATCCTTTACTTGATGACTGTTGCATTTACAGAGTCCCTGAGCGGTTGCGAGTGTTAAATGAAAAAGCCTAAACACCACAAGTTATCTCTGTCGGCCCACTTCATCATGGCGGGGAAGAATTTAAAGCAATGGAAGAGTACAAAAGAAGGTATCTGAAAGATTTTCTTGCATGGAGTGAATTAAGCTTGGAGGATTTTATTGGAGTTACTGAGATGGAAGAGACAAGGCTTCGTAATTGTTATGCGGAAGCAATTGAACTCAGTAGTGATGTTTTTGTGAAGATGCTGCTGCTAGGTGCCGCCTTCGTCATAAAAGGTTTAACTCTTCGAATTTTGCTAAGGTGTTTAATGATGAGAGATGtagattcatttttttcaagaaaatttaagTGATGTTTTCATTTGGTATATATAGTTAGACAATACTAATATGAAAAAGTAGAAGGATttgaatgatgtttttattagGTAATACAAGTTCAATATGGACATGAAATTTAATAGGTCAAACTTACGAGTTATGGAGAATGACAATAAGGagtccataaaaaaatacactcaAAGATGACGTGAGACAACTGCACAGATTAATCAttctttgttgaaaaaaaagatcagtttattttccaacacTTTTAAGGCTTCATACTTTGAATATTTAGTTAGAAGCTCTGCACAACATTCACTGACCTAGTTGTTATAGCTGAGAGGATTGAACAAGTTATCGGGTTAGGTAAGATTGCTGACTCGACTAAGAAGAACGgttttactagaaaaaaaagtaatttgagaTTCACAATATCGGAGGTGGTTACAAAGGtaagagaaaaaactataaagaacATCTACCCTTCCTATAGTTGACCTCTTCACACTGGTTCCTATAAATCAACTATCTTGAAGATAAAACTATGGTGTCATTAGGCCAAGAATGATCTACACATGACCCCAACTGATTATTGGAAAGAGACTCCTGTTGATGAGTTCATATGAGTAGAGTGATTGAGAGATTCTAGAAAATTTCAATCAATGATAGTTAAGTGTTTAGTTCTTTTCATGTATTACCTTGCTAGAAATCATAACTCAAGATGTTGGCATAAGATTTTTGTTGTTAAACTTCTTTTCTAAAGTTTcgataaaataataagtttgtCCTTCAATtgcgtatttttttttatttacgttgtcataaatcttgaaagaaattCCCTATAAAAACTCACAAATATACCTTTGCAGCTTTACATGATCTCATAtactcaattcatttttttaccgAAAGCTTTTCCCCTGGtggaattttgaaaaatcaaacttgccatttcaaaaataatttgatttttatttaaaaacaatattttgacaTTCTTTTTGCGGAGTAACAAATGAATCAAGCAACATTTTCATTGAGGTGATTAAATTCTAAACCAAaatatatgaatgaaaaattgaaaggatACCCTCACACCATGACTATTGAGCcaagtattttaaatatatgcatAATGGTATGtaattgatttgttgttaatagACTCATGAAATGCATCTTCTTGCAAAGTCCAAACTATCACATTAGATGAGATTTAATTAGtactttactttttataaatccTAATACTAGATCTTTTTATAAATCCTAATACTAGATGACCAGTTTTATTAGTTaagtaagttttaattaagaatcattttttataaatgattttagttttaatgagGATTTCCTTTctataaaggattttaaaactaaaataaataagaatgttAAGTTTATGTTAAGAACCTTACCTTCTATCAATGTTATACGCCACATCATTTGATAACAAAGCAGGTTggtttatttgatggatggagATGGTAGCAATTCATTTCGTGGTGCAGGGGTGGAGCCCCTTTAGGGTGTTGTGCTAGCTTAAGAGTAGAAATGAGATCGCTGTGAACAAAGGTTTGATTATTTGGAACAAACCATAGCAGGTCAAACATGGATCATGAAGACGAGAACAACTTGACTGGAGACTTACCTTAAACCAGCCAAATTTATGTCATCTGGAAGATTTAATTGGTGATATGAGTTATCAACATCTGgcatattaaatttcaaattgtaTATTCCTTAAAGGGGGTGAATTTATTAAGCAACAAGATCAggaaaacaagaaatgaaagGAACTAACGTTTCTCAGGATTTGAAGTACTTTGaaatcatgaaaagaaaatacaaagggattaaatatttatcacaATTGAAGGATAGAGCACACCGTTTGTATGACAGAAAAGTAGCAGCAAAAACGGAGATGCCGGTCAATGGATTGTTGAAGTAAACCTGCTTCAAGTTTGCCTTCCACTTGTGCCTACGCTTTCTGCAATGTAAATTCAGCTCTTCGCAGAGACCCGAAAGAAAACTTTGTGGATAGATAACATTTTCTATGATAAGATTGTGAAAAAGATTTGATACTGCttagcatattttttaaattctcattCTGATCAAATACTTCCACATCTGTGGTAGCACGGACGAGGCAGCTGATGAAAGTAATATTGTCATTTACAAAAGTATCCCCGTACACATGATGGCATTGCTCAAGGCCAGGAGATTTCTGAATAAGATTTCCATCACATCATATATTTTAGTCGTGGAATTACTGAATGTTATATCTAACAATGAGCTTTATTCTGGATTCTTAAACTTCACTCCAGATTGATGGAGCTCCGTTGCTGTGGGTGCGCTTAAGAAAGTATAAGTTTTTTTCGCTGGACGGTGCTTCTCTGTTGGCTGCTGACACTTTCTTAGGAAGTCAATGAAATGAAGGACTCCAGAGGAATCGATTATTTTTCAACTGTCCTCTTCTACCCAGTCAGACCATGGTACTTTTAATAACCCACAAGTAAGCTCAATAAGGGTACAATTACCAGGATTGGCAGCTACACTGGATAGCTCAAAAAACTTCTGGAGGATGAAGAATGGAAGCTGATTTTCAAGCAAGCACATATCAAACATGACGTCAACTAACTTAAATGGACGATAGAAAATGTGGTCACTACGTCTCCTTTCATAAAACCGCCTTTCAAGCACTTCATGTTCAGTAAGACCATAATAATGAAGACAGCATCCAGTAAGATCATTGTTACGAAGTCTTTCTTACTAAGATCAATGGTTTCGGCATAACTATCACGTAATTCCGTTTCATTCTCCTTGATAATGTTAATTAAATCCTCCACACTCACTAATAAATTGTGTTCGAGAAACTGCTTCAGGTACATTATTTTGTAGTCTTCCATAGCTTTTAGATTCTCCTTACCACGGTGAATAGGGCCTATTGAGACTACTCGAGGTGTATATGCCTTTTCATTTAACTTCCGCAATCGTTCCGGGACTCTGTAGATGCAGCATGCCAGGGAGAAAGCCTTCTTGATCTTCAATTGCTCCCTCAAAGAATTGGCTAACTCGTTGATATCAAGTGAAACTTCATGGCTGTGATCCATTATCTGCTGGTCAGAACTTGATGTTCGACCAATTTTCAAACTGGAATAATATTAGTCATGAAAAACATACTTTGTAAACAAACTAGAATGCCAATTAAGAGAAGATACTATAactttaatatatgattttatataattttctaatatatattctCAAGTAAAAGGTTTTTGAGcatgttaatttatattatcttttacttaatttttatcaaataaaataaattatatatttgtaatatttgtcCCATGTTAAACTAACAGCTACATTACAATATATAGACTCACTATTTAGCATCTTATTATTTGGCCCATTTTGTTTAATGTCTACCTTTAAAAATGCGTGTAGAGATGTTACCCAATTTAAGATAAAGAgggcaaaaaaagaagacagcTGCCATATGAAACCACCCTAAAAAagtatttaagtgtttttataaaaataatagttgttgttttttaaagtttttttatttaaaaatttattaaaaaaatttatttttaaaaaaattaattttattttaaaaaatttaattttgtaaaatccaAATGCAATACCAGTCAGGGAGTTAGTATCACTAATAAATTGTGAAATAGCTTATAAGAAAAATCAGGAATTAATCAAAAACCTTATAATGATCGAAGTCAATGCATGTGGGATTactcaaaacaataaaaaaaaatgtcagtAATTGAGCCTAGAAGAATGTAGCAAAAATCTAATTGTTTTGGAGTGATGAAGTGAGATGATTCAGCTTACTTTTGTGAGCTTTTGACTTGGTGACGTTCTTGGGACTGTTTtgagcatagttttgaaattcgAGCTGATGAGTCGATTCGGGATCTAGCCGATCCGGGTCTGGGATCGTTCCGCATCTAGGTAAAAATTAGTTGGGGAGTTGATCCAGTGAAACCCGGGtgacccggacgagacccgacctctttatatatatatatatagacataaAACGACGCcattttggccttttaaaatgtcaaaatgaCAAACGATGAACGATGCAAATAGAGAGAATCAaagaaaacctaattaaaaaaaaacaatttcaatcgtGAAGAGTAGAGGAGCAGAAGACTCTTGATCACTGTTTTAAATCTGTGAATAAGGTTAGCCTCTTGTTTTTCGTCACGACTCTTcttctttcactctctcttttctttattctttgcctttttttgaaCTTGCAGTGTCGGAGTTGGCATCGATTCATTCGCGGTTCTTGATCTGGCATCGATTCTTTCGTATTCTCACACTCATAGACATGTatgtttctttgttcttttcttttctacaaccgagaaaaaatgaaagaaaggtCAGCAACCTAGGATTGGGATTTCTGATTAGTTTGAGATTTCTTGTTATAGATAGAAAATAAGATGTTGATGCAGCCATTCTGTCTTAATCGATGCATTTGTTTCTGGAACTAGCTAGGATCATCTTGCTGGCAACCAACCTGAAAGTTTCCAGAAAGTGGACATTGTTAGCAGCAAGAAGAAACAATTCGTGATAGTTTATAAATTgagaacataaattaattatcctagtttAGTTAGCAGCAATTTTGATGATGTGCTCCCAATTTATGTTGGAGATGACCGGACAGATGGAGATGCATTTAAGGTAATCTATGGATAAAATACCCCGACAttcttcttttagtatatgcTGCTGAATTTTTTATGACATGTTCTTTAGTTATCTGCTGAATTACTTTGATGCACATGCAATAGATTTTGAGAGAGAGGAACTGTGGTTATGGGATTCTGGTATCAAAATCACCCAAGGAAAGCAATGCATATTACTCTCTCAGGGACCCATCCgaggtataatttatttttattcgaaTTACTTTTTAACTTTAGAAATGCTTCATGAAACATGTCTCGTGGATCTCTTAATTCTGTGTCCCCATGAGGTTTCTTTTCTGCCTTTGCGCTACGTTAGAAATGATCTGTAGCCCCCAGCAATTTAATGTGGCTATCATCTGCCTGTCATTATCTTAGGTCATGGAGTTTCTCATGTTCCTTGTGACGTGGAAGAAGTCGAGTGCTCAATAAATGCTATAAGGAATACACAAAGAAGAGGAGAATACACTCTAATAGACACATACAGCATGAAAgactttatatgtttttttctaggaAATACTCGCAAGTGGTTTTGAAGCAGAGGTGCAAAGAAGAGAAGACTTCCATTAGAGACCTGAGGACCATCATCATCCTACATAACTATTTCTGCTCGAATCTTCCTGTCTTAATTGTAAATCCCCTTCTTTAATGATCTTCAGAGAAATGCCATCATGTCTTtaatgaaagatttttttttttggttgacctGGGTCAACTTATCTAACCTGTGACCCGATTATTAGACCAGATCGATTACCGgctcgggtttcaaaactatagttGTGAGGTTTTCAAGAGCTTTGATGAAGGTGGTAATCTCAACCACCATCGAAAGGAAAGCAAACTAAGGCTCAAAAATCGGTTGCTTCCATGGACTGCACTACTGTTGTTCTAGGCAGGCTGTTTGGGATTGCTGAATGGTGGTGATGGTGTTAGGTGCAGGGTTTTGGGTGAATTTTGATGGTGCTTGGAGGGTTTCCGGTGGAGGAAGCCAGTGGTTTGTGTGTTTTTTCAGGGATAAGGCCAGTGGCTTGTGGTGCTATATATTTTGCTGGAAGTGTGTATGGGTGATTTCCATGGAGGTTTTCTAAGGAGGTTTTTATGGAGGAAAATTCCTCACCTCTTCTTATTCTACACAAAATTCCTTGCCAACCTTTTCTGACTCGGTTatttaaattagattattttttaatatattcttttaagtGAAGatactttaaatttaaaatttatataagttCATAATACTGTCGCCTTTTAATTGCTACCTTCGTGGAAAGAAAGTTGAAAAGTGCAACATTTTCCAATGATGCGATATTGATTCAGAGATTTGTAGAAGATAAGGTGCAAGACTAGAAAAGCTTGTGTGTGAGAAGTTGAAAAGTGCTACGTTTTCCTGCGATGCTATGTTTTACATGGAAATTCTGGTCTGAAATCGAcatagatttttatttgagtCCAATTATTCACATTACTTTAAGAAACTCTTTCTAAAACATCATTATCACGACagttttcataaattaattatgtattttggTGAAGACTCGTGTCATTAAAGTCAGGTAGCATCCCCTCCATGTCAGTCAGCCAGTCAGGCAGTCCAGATGGCTGGCCGAGTTCGGCTCTAtacatatttaataatataatgatattaaaatattatttgtgatttttgaattttcaaaaaggaattttaaaaatattactctTTGCTTTGTGGAAAGTCATGTCAGAAAAACAATACCTGCGGTCACAGTCCTCTACCCTGCCTAGAAGTAGGCTTTGTGGAAAGTCATGCCACTTATTCATGGAAATTGGCACGACTTTTATACAAGTCttgcattaaatttttattccataaactttatttttattttaaatttatttattaaatattaaaaataaataacatctttattaataaaattaaatatattttacattattAAAATAGTGCCataaataagacaaaaaaaaaaaggggacaGCTTGCAAACCTAAAGCTGTTTATTCAATTGAATCACATGCGACCATGCCCCACATGGAAGgatttatatattcataaaagTCAAAAGAATGATTAAGATGAGCTTATTATAGTCTTTAAATATGCTCAAAAATAGTTAATATTACTTTCACCTTTCCCCTCTTCGGATTACATTTATAGTTTTCCATTAGCTTACCGATCTACGGCTCAAATCCCATTTCACTGTCTACTTCCTTCCTCCTTCACCTCTCCCCTTGCCCCTACAAAAATCGCCGGAACCTCCTATCCCTAACCAccaaaaactttcaaatctCTAGCTTTCCCTCGTTTTCTCGAGAAACAAAcagaaacccgaaaccccaatTTCCGAATTCATTTATTTCAAGGGCACAAAGTAAACAGCAAGAAAATCCACCGGAGGGAAAGCCCTAAGGAACAACTGGCCACGAAGGCAGCCAGGAAAACATCTCTTTGGACACGAGCGAAACTTCTAAAACTGCGGTTGCTGAGAGCTTGTAAGTAGTTTAAGTTTCTGTCCATTTGGCTTTTTATGACAagcatcatgtttttttttattcaaaataatactacatgaaaaataatcttcttaagagaaattatcaaaattatctgCACAtttcattatcatattttttttaatgataaaatatcaattttttctaaacACAAATATGCAACTTATTAAGCAAATTTCATatgaaacaatataaattaattaattattttaataattaatttatatcatttaataCAAATTATGTGGAACAAGGCACGTCGttaataatcttaattaaagaaatttaatacaTCGCTTAATTTGTATCACTCATGTGgtcgcgcatatatatatatatatatattacaggtTAAATTGTTGCTAGTGAAGGCAAACTTAAGGCTGGAAGTTTCATCTCTTTTTTGGGTTTcgtaattgaatttgttttctctgtCGTAACAATTTTTTTGATCTGCTTGTTTTGTTCTAATACTAGTCATCATCTCAGTTCAGTCACGGGATGGAAACTGGTATTGATAAATTAATCCAATCCGTGAAGGAAGAGCTGCAAATCTCATATGCTTTCTCCGACACATGTTGTATATATAAAGTTCCTGAGCGATTACGCGAGCTGAACGAAAAGGCCTACACACCTCGATTAGTCTCCATAGGCCCAAT
It encodes the following:
- the LOC112326872 gene encoding histone H3.2, with product MARTKQTARKSTGGKAPRKQLATKAARKSAPATGGVKKPHRFRPGTVALREIRKYQKSTELLIRKLPFQRLVREIAQDFKTDLRFQSSAVAALQEAAEAYLVGLFEDTNLCAIHAKRVTIMPKDIQLARRIRGERA
- the LOC112326098 gene encoding UPF0481 protein At3g47200, producing MVVEITTFIKALGNLTTVPRRSPSQKLTIHLKIGRTSSSDQQIMDHSHEVSLDINELANSLREQLKIKKAFSLACCIYRVPERLRKLNEKAYTPRVVSIGPIHRGKENLKAMEDYKIMYLKQFLEHNLLVSVEDLINIIKENETELRDSYAETIDLMLERRFYERRRSDHIFYRPFKLVDVMFDMCLLENQLPFFILQKFFELSSVAANPGNCTLIELTCGLLKVPWSDWVEEDS